The Planctomicrobium piriforme genome includes a window with the following:
- a CDS encoding VWA domain-containing protein, giving the protein MWAYLRGGNASAMVISAAVHGLALLAFSFYKFTAHIISPDNVVVETVLADERNQQEFDQDLNLDTRVSENLSMQSGGMVSTGIGGMAGSGTATMAQAKIGESEIMKGASDLRVVSIGDISIPGVGEMNLDLGEGQVKGEAGSRVEGYGAAMGVVTKEILRMMRKEPIIAVWLFDASASLADDRKEISENVEKIYKELKIASDEAKTRNMKFSPLETMICSLGSEKKNLLPAPTSDLEAIRKAIASIPNDDSGEEKTYFAISKAIDEFAPLAARSNRKLALFVVTDETGDDDNQLEEVITKTDKFKVPVYFMGREAIFGSPNAHILWVDPKTSVRHHIRVHRGPETPFPECLQFDGLHGRWDSHSSGFGSYGQVRLAKQSGGIFFLLGGQEASLIGAGARDSRKFDDLAMKEYEPQLLGRRDYEQARNKSEFRSGIWQVINALDPAQDNQMNLKVERFPLDPIEFQKDRDLYFGRCLRDLTKVNEAIKRMEQIEKLREKENEPRWRAAYDLAYAQLLAFRVREFQYLLIMDQHAKDKPQVKDSKSNEWYFSYTQKLLEPTPEQVRATKVDMKELEAQKTLAIKLLDQVIKTNPGTPWERVARLEKGNGFGLELRERYRDPREYEGKDVPKF; this is encoded by the coding sequence ATGTGGGCATACCTGCGAGGCGGTAACGCATCGGCGATGGTGATCTCCGCCGCCGTTCACGGACTGGCGCTGCTGGCGTTTTCTTTCTACAAATTCACCGCGCACATCATTTCTCCCGACAACGTCGTGGTCGAAACCGTGCTGGCCGATGAGCGGAACCAGCAGGAGTTCGACCAGGATCTGAACCTCGACACCCGAGTCTCCGAAAACCTGTCGATGCAGTCTGGCGGCATGGTCAGCACAGGCATCGGTGGTATGGCGGGCAGCGGTACCGCGACGATGGCCCAGGCGAAAATCGGTGAGTCTGAAATCATGAAGGGGGCCAGCGACTTGCGCGTGGTCTCGATCGGCGACATCTCGATTCCCGGCGTCGGCGAAATGAACCTCGATCTCGGCGAAGGTCAGGTCAAGGGGGAAGCCGGATCGCGCGTGGAGGGCTATGGCGCGGCCATGGGCGTCGTCACTAAGGAAATCTTGCGCATGATGCGCAAGGAGCCGATCATTGCAGTCTGGCTGTTTGACGCTTCCGCCAGTCTGGCGGACGACCGTAAGGAAATCTCCGAGAACGTCGAGAAGATCTACAAGGAACTGAAGATCGCCTCGGATGAGGCCAAGACCAGAAACATGAAGTTCTCTCCGCTGGAAACCATGATCTGCAGTCTGGGGTCGGAGAAAAAGAATCTGCTCCCCGCCCCGACCAGCGATCTTGAGGCCATCCGGAAAGCCATTGCTTCCATTCCCAACGACGACAGCGGCGAAGAGAAAACCTATTTCGCAATCTCCAAGGCCATTGATGAGTTTGCGCCCCTGGCGGCTCGTTCAAACCGCAAATTGGCGCTCTTCGTCGTCACGGACGAAACCGGGGACGACGATAATCAACTGGAAGAAGTGATCACCAAGACCGATAAATTCAAAGTCCCCGTGTACTTCATGGGACGGGAAGCCATCTTCGGTTCGCCGAATGCCCACATTCTCTGGGTTGATCCAAAAACCTCGGTCAGGCACCACATCCGCGTGCATCGCGGCCCGGAAACACCATTCCCGGAATGTCTTCAGTTCGATGGCCTGCACGGCCGGTGGGACTCGCATTCCAGCGGGTTTGGATCATACGGACAGGTGCGACTCGCCAAACAATCGGGCGGAATTTTCTTTTTGCTGGGAGGCCAGGAGGCCAGCCTGATCGGGGCGGGAGCCCGTGATAGTCGCAAGTTCGACGACCTGGCGATGAAAGAGTATGAACCGCAATTGCTAGGTCGTCGCGATTACGAGCAGGCTCGCAACAAAAGCGAATTCCGCTCCGGGATCTGGCAGGTGATTAACGCTCTCGATCCCGCGCAAGACAATCAGATGAATCTGAAGGTCGAACGGTTCCCGCTCGACCCGATCGAGTTTCAGAAAGATCGGGATCTGTACTTCGGCCGCTGCCTGCGGGATCTGACGAAAGTCAACGAAGCGATCAAGCGGATGGAGCAGATCGAAAAACTGCGGGAGAAGGAAAACGAACCGCGCTGGAGGGCCGCCTACGACTTGGCCTATGCCCAGTTGCTGGCCTTCCGTGTGCGCGAGTTTCAATATCTGCTGATCATGGATCAGCACGCCAAAGACAAACCGCAGGTCAAGGATTCCAAGTCCAATGAGTGGTACTTCTCCTACACCCAGAAACTTCTCGAACCCACGCCTGAGCAGGTCCGGGCGACGAAAGTCGATATGAAGGAACTTGAGGCACAGAAAACGCTCGCCATCAAGCTGCTCGATCAGGTCATCAAGACCAATCCCGGCACCCCCTGGGAACGCGTGGCACGCCTGGAAAAAGGAAACGGATTCGGCCTGGAATTGCGCGAACGTTATCGTGATCCACGGGAATATGAGGGCAAAGATGTCCCCAAGTTCTGA
- a CDS encoding vWA domain-containing protein → MSKTLKELPAWTKDLPAWGISLGMNLSILAALNFIVFESVRGTEGINTIVSDLQDLTQDERVNFAENITEDQVGNGGTGSALPPSVSAATAVGGNDESVQDKLEEILNPQMAQLSEASIPRVDGDVGATVSIKGNTDNAMGGVGGVEGAMDRVAFEIRQSLKERKTLVIWVMDASGSLDKRREAIAERFDNIYKQLNSQGTTEGLHSMIVSYGDKTEILTPEPIQDVAALSEIVRKKIKKDDSGHEYVFAALKQVLDKYRNWQRASGPWNRMIFIVTDERGDDAEQYLEDVITNAKRSQTKVYTIGNAAIFGRQKGYVHWVGENGYEEDIPVDQGPESAFPDGLQLPFVGSRPDWKLNQMSSSYGPYALTRLCAETGGLYLITEESRGYAFDRAVMRRYAPDYRPIRVQEQEIAKNAAKASLVTVAGITYQDSLPTPKVEFRAYNDNILRTDLTEAQKEPAEAVFALKRMYDALKAGETSRDSLKEDRWRASFDLAMGRILAMQVRYFGYNQMLAAMKVSPKSFANDKDNMWRMVSSDKIESGPDMRKAAEMARTYLKRVIDEHPGTPWALMAERELSTPLGWGWEEFSQPIPGTNQLKGSDEEVARLLLADDERKKEAAKKRNTQRQNVPKL, encoded by the coding sequence ATGTCAAAGACCTTGAAAGAGTTGCCGGCCTGGACCAAAGACCTGCCGGCCTGGGGCATCAGCCTGGGCATGAATCTCTCGATTCTGGCGGCCCTCAACTTCATCGTCTTCGAAAGCGTCCGCGGCACCGAAGGCATCAATACGATCGTCAGCGACCTGCAGGATCTCACGCAGGATGAGCGGGTTAACTTCGCCGAGAACATTACCGAAGATCAGGTAGGCAATGGCGGGACCGGCAGTGCCCTTCCCCCTAGCGTCAGCGCTGCGACCGCGGTTGGCGGCAATGATGAATCGGTGCAGGACAAGCTCGAAGAGATTCTCAATCCGCAGATGGCTCAGCTTTCTGAAGCTTCAATTCCCCGAGTCGACGGTGATGTCGGTGCGACGGTTTCCATCAAAGGGAATACTGACAATGCCATGGGGGGCGTCGGCGGCGTGGAAGGAGCGATGGATCGTGTTGCCTTTGAGATCCGCCAATCGCTGAAGGAACGCAAAACGCTGGTGATCTGGGTGATGGATGCCTCAGGCTCGCTCGATAAACGACGCGAAGCAATCGCCGAACGTTTTGACAACATCTATAAGCAGCTCAATTCGCAGGGGACCACCGAGGGTCTGCACTCGATGATCGTCAGCTATGGCGACAAAACCGAGATCCTCACCCCCGAGCCGATACAAGACGTCGCCGCACTGAGCGAAATTGTCCGCAAGAAAATCAAAAAGGACGACAGCGGTCACGAATATGTCTTCGCCGCGTTGAAGCAGGTACTCGACAAGTATCGGAACTGGCAACGTGCTTCCGGGCCGTGGAACCGGATGATCTTCATCGTCACCGATGAACGGGGCGACGATGCCGAGCAGTACCTGGAAGACGTGATTACCAACGCGAAACGGTCGCAGACCAAGGTCTATACGATCGGCAATGCCGCGATCTTTGGCCGCCAGAAGGGGTATGTCCACTGGGTCGGCGAAAACGGCTATGAAGAAGACATTCCCGTCGATCAAGGGCCCGAATCCGCCTTCCCTGATGGTCTGCAGTTGCCCTTCGTCGGCAGCCGGCCTGACTGGAAGCTCAATCAGATGTCGTCGAGCTACGGTCCGTATGCTCTCACCCGGCTCTGTGCAGAGACCGGCGGGCTGTACCTGATCACTGAGGAAAGTCGCGGCTACGCGTTCGATCGCGCCGTGATGCGGCGGTACGCCCCAGACTATCGCCCCATCCGGGTCCAGGAACAGGAGATTGCCAAGAACGCCGCCAAGGCGTCACTGGTGACGGTCGCCGGGATCACCTATCAGGACTCGTTACCGACCCCCAAGGTCGAGTTCCGGGCTTATAACGACAACATCCTGCGCACCGATCTGACCGAAGCCCAAAAGGAACCGGCGGAAGCGGTGTTCGCTCTCAAGCGGATGTACGACGCCCTCAAGGCGGGCGAAACATCGCGTGATTCCCTGAAAGAAGACCGTTGGCGCGCCTCGTTCGATCTGGCGATGGGCCGTATCCTCGCCATGCAGGTGCGTTACTTCGGCTACAACCAGATGCTCGCGGCGATGAAGGTCTCGCCGAAGTCGTTTGCCAACGACAAAGACAACATGTGGCGGATGGTTTCCTCTGACAAGATCGAAAGCGGCCCGGATATGCGTAAGGCCGCGGAAATGGCCCGGACTTACCTAAAACGGGTCATCGATGAACACCCCGGCACGCCGTGGGCGTTGATGGCCGAACGCGAGTTGAGTACCCCGCTGGGCTGGGGCTGGGAAGAGTTCAGCCAGCCCATCCCTGGTACGAACCAACTCAAGGGCTCAGACGAGGAAGTCGCCAGGCTGCTGCTCGCCGACGACGAACGCAAAAAGGAAGCGGCCAAGAAGCGGAACACGCAGCGTCAGAATGTTCCGAAGCTTTAG
- the rpsO gene encoding 30S ribosomal protein S15, giving the protein MSVTKERKTRLISDFRQSTEDTGSPAVQIAVLTERINSLTDHLRSHMKDHAGRRGLLMMVSRRRRLLDYVKSEDPSLYVDLLKRLGIRK; this is encoded by the coding sequence ATGTCGGTTACAAAAGAACGTAAAACGCGGCTCATCAGTGACTTTCGTCAATCCACAGAAGACACGGGTTCGCCCGCTGTGCAGATTGCCGTCCTCACGGAACGGATCAATTCACTGACCGATCACCTGAGAAGTCACATGAAAGACCATGCCGGTCGTCGTGGATTGCTGATGATGGTGAGCCGTCGCCGTCGTCTGCTGGACTATGTGAAGAGCGAAGATCCGTCTCTTTACGTCGATCTTCTCAAGCGATTGGGAATTCGTAAGTAG
- the pnp gene encoding polyribonucleotide nucleotidyltransferase encodes MKIQVSREIAGRTLTLTTGQIAKQASGAVILQYGETTVFVASQTGPARPGQDFFPLTCDYRERYAAAGKFPGGFLKRESRPSTREILTSRLTDRPIRPLFPEGYIDELQIQANVLSYDGENDPDVLSINAASASLCISPVPFNGPIGAVRVGLVDGEFILMPTIEQIKVSSLDLIVAGTKESILMIEGFGDQIPEDQMVDALMFGHRAVVELCDLQEELRSKAGVTPFKFVAPPVNPFLAIVREEAAEKIRASRQNIKKSERSSATAAVRDELMAKYFPAGKDVLEDGRSKAQLKEAFHSVDNQVCRELTLSGHRLDGRSFNDLRQIECMVDVIPRVHGSALFTRGETQSLATVVLGSVRDAQKVDSIIEESAESFYLHYNFPSYSVGEVRPIRGPGRREIGHGALAQRSVERVMPKKEDFPYTVRVISDITESNGSSSMASVCSATLSLMAAGVPITQPVAGISIGLVKEGDKYATLTDIIGDEDHFGDMDFKVAGSQKGITGIQLDLKNDGINEEIIRKTLDQARTARRELLRTMLTTIRRPRPELPESAPRIVSIKIDPEKIGMVIGPSGKMIRAIQEESGTQVDIVDDGTVTIAGPNKEACSMALARIEAMTEEIKVGRVYTGKVNSIKDFGAFVEIAPGKDGLLHISELSDGYVKSVTDVVKIGDMIEVKVIAVDDQNRVKLSRKALLAAKAPAPAEDVDDDDDEDAEE; translated from the coding sequence GTGAAAATTCAAGTTTCTCGAGAGATTGCAGGACGGACATTAACTCTGACGACGGGTCAGATTGCGAAACAGGCCAGCGGGGCTGTGATTCTTCAGTACGGGGAAACGACGGTTTTCGTCGCATCCCAAACCGGTCCCGCCCGACCCGGCCAGGACTTCTTCCCGCTCACCTGTGACTACCGCGAACGGTACGCAGCGGCCGGCAAGTTTCCAGGCGGCTTCCTGAAGCGGGAATCACGCCCGTCGACTCGCGAAATTCTGACGTCTCGTTTGACCGACCGCCCGATTCGTCCGCTCTTCCCGGAAGGTTACATCGACGAACTGCAGATTCAGGCCAACGTGCTGTCCTACGACGGCGAAAACGACCCGGACGTGCTGTCGATCAATGCTGCGAGCGCTTCCCTGTGCATCTCTCCGGTTCCGTTCAACGGGCCGATCGGCGCCGTTCGTGTCGGACTGGTCGACGGCGAATTCATCCTCATGCCGACCATCGAACAGATCAAGGTGAGCTCTCTCGACCTGATCGTCGCCGGCACGAAGGAATCGATCCTGATGATCGAAGGCTTCGGCGACCAGATTCCTGAAGACCAGATGGTCGACGCCCTGATGTTCGGCCACCGTGCCGTCGTCGAGCTGTGCGACCTGCAGGAAGAACTGCGATCGAAGGCCGGCGTCACTCCGTTCAAGTTTGTCGCTCCTCCGGTGAACCCGTTCCTGGCAATCGTCCGCGAAGAAGCGGCCGAAAAGATTCGCGCTTCACGACAGAACATCAAGAAGTCAGAACGCTCGTCAGCCACCGCTGCCGTGCGTGACGAACTGATGGCCAAGTACTTCCCGGCCGGCAAAGACGTCCTCGAAGACGGCCGCAGCAAGGCCCAGTTGAAGGAAGCGTTCCACTCGGTCGATAACCAGGTCTGCCGCGAACTGACGCTGTCCGGTCATCGCCTCGACGGACGCTCGTTCAACGACCTGCGTCAGATCGAGTGCATGGTCGACGTCATTCCCCGCGTCCACGGTTCGGCCCTGTTCACCCGCGGCGAAACCCAGTCGCTGGCAACCGTCGTGCTCGGCAGCGTTCGCGACGCCCAGAAGGTCGACAGCATCATCGAAGAATCGGCCGAGTCGTTCTACCTGCACTACAACTTCCCCTCGTACTCGGTCGGCGAAGTCCGCCCGATTCGTGGACCGGGCCGCCGCGAAATCGGACACGGGGCTCTGGCCCAGCGTTCGGTCGAACGGGTCATGCCGAAGAAGGAAGATTTCCCCTATACGGTACGCGTGATCTCTGACATCACCGAGTCGAACGGCAGCAGCTCGATGGCATCTGTGTGCAGCGCCACGCTGTCGCTGATGGCCGCAGGCGTGCCCATCACTCAGCCGGTCGCCGGGATTTCGATCGGCCTGGTGAAGGAAGGGGACAAGTACGCCACCCTGACCGACATCATTGGCGACGAAGATCACTTCGGCGACATGGACTTCAAGGTGGCCGGATCTCAGAAGGGGATCACCGGGATTCAGCTCGACCTGAAGAACGACGGCATCAACGAAGAAATCATCCGCAAAACTCTCGATCAGGCCCGCACGGCCCGTCGCGAACTGCTGCGGACGATGCTCACGACGATCCGCCGTCCCCGTCCGGAACTCCCGGAATCGGCCCCGCGTATTGTCAGCATCAAGATCGACCCGGAGAAAATCGGCATGGTCATCGGCCCCAGCGGCAAGATGATCCGCGCGATTCAGGAAGAGTCGGGCACGCAGGTCGACATCGTCGACGACGGCACCGTGACGATCGCCGGCCCGAACAAGGAAGCTTGCTCGATGGCTCTGGCACGTATCGAAGCGATGACCGAAGAAATCAAGGTCGGTCGCGTCTACACCGGCAAGGTGAACTCGATCAAGGACTTCGGTGCGTTCGTCGAAATCGCTCCAGGAAAAGACGGCCTGCTGCACATCAGCGAGCTGTCGGACGGTTACGTCAAGTCGGTCACTGACGTCGTGAAAATCGGCGACATGATCGAAGTGAAGGTGATTGCCGTCGACGATCAGAACCGCGTGAAACTCTCGCGGAAGGCTCTGTTGGCCGCCAAGGCACCCGCTCCGGCTGAAGACGTCGATGACGATGACGACGAAGATGCCGAAGAGTAA
- a CDS encoding sensor histidine kinase, translating to MTDETAHLERDRLERQYNEIAVLAGGLAHEVRNPLSTIRLNLELLFEELEAIDHPSTHRMLRKMKTIQNECGHLDDVLEAFLQFARAGELTLAESNIADLIRSHLDWYMPFAEQQHIDIRPHLAADLPMVQVDHRLFRQLLDNLIRNAQQAMPEGGLIEIQAFRRDDHVIVEIIDTGHGIPPAAVPKIFEAFFSTKSSGSGLGLPTVRKIVEAHGGTIHCESAQGRGTRFTLSFPLAAAPTAGAAVTEPTPLSAT from the coding sequence ATGACTGACGAAACCGCACACCTCGAACGCGACCGCCTCGAACGGCAGTACAACGAAATCGCCGTTCTCGCCGGCGGGCTGGCTCATGAAGTCCGCAATCCGCTCTCCACGATTCGCCTGAATCTGGAATTGCTGTTCGAGGAACTCGAAGCGATCGACCACCCCTCGACGCACCGCATGCTGCGGAAAATGAAAACCATTCAGAACGAGTGCGGGCATCTCGACGACGTCCTCGAAGCGTTTCTGCAGTTTGCCAGAGCAGGGGAGCTGACGCTCGCAGAGAGCAACATCGCCGACCTGATCCGTTCGCATCTCGACTGGTACATGCCGTTTGCCGAACAGCAGCACATCGATATTCGCCCGCACCTGGCCGCCGACTTGCCGATGGTGCAGGTGGACCATCGCTTATTCCGACAGTTGCTCGACAACCTCATCCGGAACGCGCAGCAGGCGATGCCGGAAGGGGGTCTGATCGAGATTCAGGCATTCCGCCGTGACGACCATGTGATCGTCGAAATCATCGACACCGGCCACGGTATCCCGCCAGCCGCTGTGCCGAAGATCTTCGAGGCGTTCTTCTCGACGAAGTCCTCCGGCAGCGGCCTCGGCTTACCGACCGTCCGCAAGATCGTCGAAGCCCACGGGGGGACGATTCACTGCGAAAGTGCGCAGGGACGGGGGACGCGCTTCACGCTGTCATTCCCGCTTGCGGCAGCACCAACCGCGGGCGCTGCTGTTACTGAACCGACTCCACTTTCAGCAACTTGA
- a CDS encoding CAP domain-containing protein translates to MRKIQLQSGRAAGWRWAVVFFAVIASQICVRDLSAETPQATANSAGHETIVVTRESTGDYQPRVKADLEKVNAAITQQTNAFRKEEGKGPVEVSDKLQQTANDFAAYMAKTGRYGHQADDQTPSQRASAHGYDFCSLKENIAMQFNSVGFSTGALSQAFFQVWKNSPPHRANMLSDEVTETAVAVAQSQETGAFFAVQLFARPKSQAIEFDIANRTDGELRYKVGETEFTSPEGIIRRHMLCVPQTLSWQPEGQPVQSLQPQANEHYAVEEVEGKLKLLKVESVQ, encoded by the coding sequence ATGCGGAAAATACAGCTTCAATCAGGTCGCGCGGCAGGTTGGCGATGGGCGGTCGTTTTCTTCGCGGTCATCGCCAGTCAGATTTGTGTGAGGGATCTCAGTGCCGAGACGCCGCAGGCGACCGCGAACAGTGCCGGGCACGAGACCATCGTCGTCACCCGTGAGAGCACGGGTGATTATCAGCCGCGTGTGAAGGCTGATCTGGAGAAGGTCAACGCTGCGATTACGCAGCAGACGAATGCGTTTCGCAAGGAGGAAGGGAAAGGGCCTGTGGAGGTCAGCGACAAGTTGCAGCAGACGGCCAATGACTTTGCTGCGTACATGGCCAAAACAGGCCGCTATGGTCATCAGGCCGACGACCAGACCCCCTCCCAGCGCGCGAGTGCGCATGGCTATGACTTCTGTTCGCTCAAAGAGAATATCGCCATGCAGTTCAACAGCGTCGGCTTCTCCACCGGGGCGCTGTCGCAGGCGTTCTTTCAAGTGTGGAAGAATTCGCCCCCGCATCGCGCCAACATGCTGTCTGATGAAGTGACGGAAACGGCCGTGGCGGTCGCCCAGAGCCAGGAAACCGGGGCCTTCTTTGCCGTTCAACTCTTCGCCCGACCGAAGTCGCAGGCGATTGAGTTCGATATCGCCAACCGCACCGATGGGGAACTCCGCTACAAGGTGGGCGAGACGGAGTTTACTTCGCCTGAGGGAATCATCCGCCGACACATGTTGTGCGTGCCGCAGACGCTGTCATGGCAACCGGAAGGCCAGCCGGTGCAGTCGCTGCAGCCTCAGGCGAACGAGCATTACGCTGTCGAAGAAGTCGAGGGCAAGCTCAAGTTGCTGAAAGTGGAGTCGGTTCAGTAA
- a CDS encoding MBOAT family protein — protein MLETCNDDASWILMWSLAFAIYAIAKLASWFACSTQNVPLWKQALYLLAWPGMDPKAFYNQPPHPIPIPTTAEWVGAAAKMLFGVSLLCLFGPDLPELTGYQRAWVGMTGVIFILHFGLFHLLSCLWRCCGLGAVPIMNWPIASQGLAEFWGRRWNLAFRDLTYKFLFMPLQRRMGAKAGLLLGFFVSGLIHDLVISVPAGAGYGLPTAYFSLQGCGILVERSRAGSRFGLSRGSTGCIYCAAIVLLPCTWLFHTPFVNGVILPFLEAIWSLQ, from the coding sequence ATGCTTGAAACATGCAATGACGATGCATCCTGGATCTTGATGTGGAGTTTGGCGTTCGCGATCTATGCGATTGCCAAGCTCGCGAGCTGGTTCGCTTGTTCAACACAGAATGTGCCCCTCTGGAAACAGGCGCTCTATCTCCTGGCCTGGCCCGGTATGGACCCGAAGGCCTTTTACAATCAGCCGCCGCATCCAATCCCCATTCCGACTACGGCAGAATGGGTCGGCGCTGCAGCCAAGATGCTCTTCGGAGTCTCACTGCTCTGCCTGTTTGGTCCTGATCTGCCAGAGCTCACGGGTTACCAGCGTGCCTGGGTTGGAATGACGGGTGTCATTTTCATCCTGCACTTCGGGCTGTTTCATTTGCTCTCATGCTTATGGAGATGCTGCGGGCTGGGTGCGGTCCCCATCATGAACTGGCCGATTGCATCACAGGGACTGGCCGAATTCTGGGGCCGGCGCTGGAACCTGGCGTTTCGGGATCTGACTTACAAGTTCCTCTTCATGCCGCTGCAACGACGTATGGGAGCAAAAGCCGGGCTCTTGCTGGGCTTCTTTGTCAGCGGACTGATTCATGATCTGGTGATCTCGGTTCCGGCCGGTGCAGGCTACGGACTTCCGACCGCTTACTTCAGCCTGCAGGGTTGCGGAATTCTGGTGGAACGCAGCCGCGCTGGCAGTAGATTCGGTTTGAGTCGAGGATCGACTGGCTGCATCTATTGTGCGGCAATCGTCCTGCTGCCCTGCACGTGGCTGTTTCATACCCCGTTCGTCAACGGCGTCATCCTGCCGTTTCTGGAAGCCATCTGGAGTCTGCAATGA
- a CDS encoding DUF58 domain-containing protein, producing MSEPPVSLVDPTALARFGQLEVVARLIVEGYMIGQHQSPFKGSSVEFVEHRQYTPGDEIRHIDWRAFGKTGRYYIKEFEEETNLQAYLVVDASGSMAYGNSTATKYEYARVLAASLGYLLTTQRDAVGLVTFDDKIGDRFEPSTNPKRFRQLATALQERRPGGETGMSSLFEKLIPSLRRRSLVIVISDFFDDLQPLQTALQQFRRNKHEVVLLQVIAPEEADFPFEKPTQFRNLENDGQRLLVDPHRLRKVYLQQFQAFQQQLKDISAGCGCDLVQVTTSDPFQLALGHYLDWRKRRGKHGSVAR from the coding sequence ATGTCGGAGCCGCCTGTCTCGCTGGTCGATCCCACCGCCCTGGCCCGCTTTGGTCAGTTGGAAGTGGTCGCGCGGCTGATCGTTGAAGGGTACATGATCGGGCAGCACCAGAGCCCCTTCAAAGGTTCCAGCGTCGAGTTCGTCGAGCATCGACAGTACACCCCAGGCGATGAAATCCGCCACATCGACTGGCGGGCGTTCGGGAAAACCGGACGCTACTACATCAAAGAGTTCGAGGAAGAAACCAATCTGCAGGCGTACCTGGTGGTCGACGCCTCAGGCAGCATGGCCTACGGCAACAGCACGGCAACCAAGTATGAATATGCCCGCGTGTTGGCGGCTTCGCTGGGGTATCTGCTGACGACGCAGCGTGATGCCGTCGGTCTGGTCACATTCGACGACAAGATTGGCGACCGGTTCGAACCCTCGACGAATCCGAAGCGCTTCCGCCAGTTGGCGACCGCGTTGCAGGAACGTCGGCCTGGCGGTGAGACCGGGATGTCGAGTCTGTTTGAAAAACTGATTCCCTCATTGCGTCGTCGATCGCTGGTGATCGTGATCAGCGATTTCTTTGACGACCTGCAACCGCTGCAGACGGCGTTGCAGCAGTTCCGCCGCAACAAACACGAGGTGGTGTTGCTGCAGGTGATTGCTCCCGAAGAAGCCGACTTCCCGTTCGAGAAGCCGACGCAGTTTCGCAATCTCGAAAACGACGGCCAGCGTCTGCTGGTCGATCCGCACCGGCTGCGGAAGGTCTACCTGCAACAGTTTCAGGCCTTTCAGCAGCAGTTGAAGGACATCAGCGCCGGCTGCGGCTGCGACCTCGTGCAAGTGACGACCAGCGACCCCTTCCAACTCGCCCTCGGCCACTACCTCGACTGGCGGAAACGCAGAGGCAAACACGGGTCGGTGGCACGGTAG
- a CDS encoding FtsW/RodA/SpoVE family cell cycle protein, whose protein sequence is MGQGRTISGAMCVLLACTALLIWLGLSGIQRGDELEGGSYASRQIVWLVLGAGSAAIAWALPYQRLKPWSYPFYVAAVALLVAVYFFPAKQGARRWIPVGPLSVQPSELAKLALILALGHYLMFRRNHRTVLGLIPPFAMTVIPVLLILKEPDLGTSLLFFPVLYAMLFIAGAKRWHLMATVAAGIALLPVLWICMSAEQKSRVTAVFQQHDGGKPDPGDGYHLYQSKQLLALGGTWGSELNGMPLDDLAAYRLPAGRTDFVYCLVGERYGLWGTLGTLAVFSCFVITGLHVAAATRDPFGRLLATGIVAILTAQVLINTSMTVGLSPITGLTLPLMSYGGSSLVTTAFSIGLLLNIARSPGFDVAGQPFQFGDE, encoded by the coding sequence ATGGGGCAAGGACGGACCATTTCTGGCGCAATGTGCGTGCTGCTCGCCTGCACGGCCCTGCTCATCTGGCTCGGGCTCTCCGGAATTCAACGGGGAGACGAACTGGAAGGAGGCTCTTACGCCTCGCGACAGATTGTGTGGCTGGTACTGGGGGCGGGTTCCGCCGCCATCGCCTGGGCGCTGCCGTATCAGCGGCTCAAGCCCTGGAGCTACCCCTTCTATGTCGCGGCGGTCGCACTGCTGGTGGCGGTCTATTTCTTTCCCGCGAAACAAGGGGCTCGGCGCTGGATTCCCGTCGGCCCGTTGTCGGTCCAGCCGTCGGAACTCGCGAAGCTCGCCCTCATTCTGGCGCTCGGCCACTACCTGATGTTCCGTCGTAATCACCGCACGGTGCTGGGACTGATTCCCCCGTTCGCGATGACCGTGATTCCCGTCCTGCTGATTCTCAAAGAACCGGACCTCGGCACCTCGCTGCTCTTCTTCCCCGTGCTGTACGCCATGCTCTTCATCGCCGGGGCGAAACGCTGGCACTTGATGGCCACGGTGGCCGCCGGGATTGCACTCTTGCCGGTCCTCTGGATCTGCATGAGCGCCGAACAGAAGTCACGCGTCACGGCAGTCTTTCAACAACACGACGGCGGCAAGCCTGACCCGGGCGACGGCTACCACCTGTACCAGTCCAAACAACTGCTGGCCCTTGGCGGGACTTGGGGGAGCGAACTCAACGGCATGCCTTTAGATGATCTTGCCGCCTACCGGCTCCCTGCCGGCCGGACCGACTTCGTCTACTGCCTTGTCGGGGAGCGGTATGGCCTATGGGGCACGCTCGGAACGCTGGCGGTCTTCTCCTGCTTTGTCATCACCGGGCTGCATGTTGCGGCGGCCACCAGAGATCCCTTTGGACGCCTTCTTGCCACTGGCATCGTGGCAATCCTGACCGCGCAGGTGCTCATCAACACCTCAATGACCGTCGGCCTTTCCCCCATTACCGGCCTGACGCTGCCGCTGATGAGCTACGGCGGCTCGAGCCTGGTGACGACAGCGTTCTCAATCGGCCTGCTGCTGAACATCGCCCGTTCCCCGGGTTTTGATGTCGCTGGTCAGCCGTTTCAGTTTGGGGATGAATAG